The Asterias rubens chromosome 1, eAstRub1.3, whole genome shotgun sequence genome segment TGACTATATATACAAATgcttaacaaaaatatacaaggcATTATAAttagttgaatggtttcaaatggttgggAAACTTAATGGCaccaagagtaggagggttaagagTATACAAAAGGTCCATTTAGGTACTAGGCCTATTTACAAATGCTACCACAAAAAAACCCAATGCATTATATTTTTGACTGTTAATAATCATACGCAATACAAGAAACAATCAACATCTTGCTATGGTTGCATCTTCTCTGCTAGTATTTGCTTAATAGCAGAAAAAGCGGGCCTGAAacttgcccttgaaatgctctcagTATATATTTACAGTTTTCAAATAGtgtgcccttaaccaaggagaaaaggccttggtgccttgccctttcaaaatgagGCATACAGGCCTAAAGAAGGTTAGGGCAAGTTTTTGCTTTAGCAGTTCTACAAATATTGGGCTCATGCTAAAtacattttcatggaaaatgcagatttttaatcaataaaaaacagaaaaagagaCTGAGGATTATAAGAAAATATATCACACACATGGAATATTATGGGTAGATGGGAAAAGATAAAAATGTGAAATGTGATTGGCGAGTACAATTGTTGACAAATGCAGAATAAAAACAAGGTAGAATCCAAACCGTATTGTACAATTTTAGAACTTattaaaaaactacaaaaatgtacattaaaTTAGTTCACGATAAAAAGAAACACACAACTTATGAAAATGGAGTACAAACAAGGTAGAAAAAAACAGTATTATATAATTTGACTCTATTTTAGCAAGTTATTTCGaagttacaaaaatgtacataatTAATATAAACAAGGGAAATACTAGAATTCCTTCAACATGAAGGCAACAAtggaatacaaaaatacaaatataaaaGGTTTCCAATGGAAAGattatttaataaaatacaGAATATTGATGAGACCTACCTTCTTGACATTCCGGCATTTCCATGGACCAATGTTTTCCCTCCAAAGAGAGAACACTTATCAATGAACTCCTTAACCTTCACAAGATACAAACAAATGTTCTTCAAAATGATTGGTAACATGAAAGATAGCTCTGCAGTATTTCTAACAAAAGTGAGGCACTGATGTGAGGGCATGTTGAATGATACCattccagatactgtgcgccttatacattttatgttattattaagggaatcaatgtgtagtgaggttttcaactagtggtttaatcccaacgtggcctggttcttgataatttaccgagacgaagtcgaggtcaattataaagaaccaggtttggcgggtttaaaccactagttgaaaaccgattcaacacactttgattcccattcataaataccttttcggtcaaaaacatcatcacttgttggtcaaaaagtgaaataaatgcaaaaattatgaaattgtagagccctccgctgccttcgcgtaaacaactccttataagggaatgctgtgggcgtcgcgcgtatcgcgtgatgtggcacaactgtttcagccgttgctctcgaccaataggaatgaagaaactgtcttataagaacaggtgcaaggtcgcgtgtcacgtccacgaattaacactttttacaggtcattaacaaaaggtttatgcacacccacgtgatgcgctctccaccaataggagtagagaaactgtctggggtatttatgaatattaatttatgTTTGAACCTAAGGTACTATGTATTACTCtaaattgagtaaaacaaactGTAAACTGGGAGTTGAAAAGCATGTTACTTCCTACTTCCTACAACAAATTGAAGCAATTACAACTGAATTAGAAATAGCAAACTCAAACGGTACCTTTGGAAAATGTGCGATTATGTTTTCACTTGTGCTGTCCGCAACGTTCAACACCAAATACCTGTAGAGACAGAAAGTAAGAATTGTACAATCATTGAGTGCCTTTCTTTATTTcaatttggaaaacaaattgagtTGTTTCTCAAGACTTATAAGTATTGACAAATCAACTAGATGTCAGCATCTCAATAAATCTTGTGACCTTAGTCATTGCTTGTTCATTCTGCATAGGACAAAGTCATGAATGATGGATGGatgtacagaaaataaaaaaagaaatatggaGAAGAACAACAATTCATGAACTCCCTGCcatttgatttatttacttGGAATCCTCATTCTGAACAAAACGAGCAAATTTCTTTAGGGTCAACTCAACTAGACTACAGGTCACTGGTCATGTAGCTCAGTCATTGTGCTAACCGGGCTATGGCAGGTTTATGGCCAGTGGTCCAGATCGTATATAAGGTCCTGTGAGTTATTGTCCCAGAGCTAACATAGCTTGATATTGGTATTTGCAGCCCTGTAGGTTACTGACCAGTGCTAAAATTCCTTGACTTTGgtcagtggtccagtggttagttCAAACCCTCTGGATTACTGACCCCAAAATGGCACAACTGGACTAAGGCTAGTGTCAAGTTGGTATTTTTAGCTTTGTGGGTTTCAGACAGTATTCCAGTGGTTAGTTCAAACCCTGTGGATTACTGGCCAAGTACTAACATAACTAGACAGAGGCTAGTGGTCCAGTTGGTATTTTTAACTTTGTGGGTTTCAgacagtggtccagtggttagttCAAACCCTGTGGATTACTGGCCAAGTACTAACATAACTAGACAGAGGCTAGTGATCCAGTTGGTATTTTTAGCTTTGTGGGTTTCAgacagtggtccagtggttagttCAAACCCTGTGGATAACTGGCCGAGTAATAACATAACTGGATGGTCAAGAGGGTATTTCAAGCACTGTATGTTACTGACCAGTGCTAACACAACCGGACTCAGGCTTGAGGTCCAGTTGGCATTTTTAGCTCTGTGGATTGCTGGCCCAGAGCTCACATaactggcctctggcctgtggtcCATTTGGTAATTTTGGCGCTGTGGACTTCAGACTCTGGCCAATGGTCCACTGTGTATTTCAAGCCCTGTGGGTTACTGGCCCTTTGTTAACCTTATTGGACCCTGCCCAATGGTCCACTTTGTATTTCAACCACTGTGGGTTACTGGCCCTGTGTTAACCTTATTGGACTCTGGCCAATGGTCCACTGTGTATTTCAAGCCCTGTGGGTTACTGGCCCTGTGTTAACCTTATTGGACTCTGGCCAATGATCAAGTAAGTGCTAACATAACTGGAGTCGGGCTAGTGACCCACTGTGTATTTCAAGCCATGTGGGTTACTGGCCCAGTGTTAACATTACTGGACTCTGAACAGACGTCCAGTATATCTCACACAAACTTACTCAAAGTTCTCTGGAAAGTTAGGCTTGATGAACTGAGCTTCGATATCTTGCCGAATGCAGACAATGTGCGTGATACCGTGATCCAACAACACTTGCAGCtaaagaaaaaagacaatagaaatcaTGTGGATTGTACAATATCAGTAACCAGATCGGTATGGTATGTTCATTCAAGAGATTAAACAAagctggtttaaaggcagtggacactattagtaattgtcaaagactagccttcacacttggtgtatctcgacatatgcataaaataacaaacctgtgaaaatttgaggtcaatcggtcatcgaacttgcgagataataacgaaggcaaaaaaacacccttgtcacatgaagttgtgtgcgtttagatggttgatttcgagacctcaagttctaaatctgaggtctcgaaatcaaattcgtggacaatttcttctttctcgaaaactatggcacttcagagggagccgtttctcacaatgttttaaaccatcaacctctccacattactcgtcaccaagaaaggttttatgctaataattattttgagtaattaccactagtgtccactgcctttaaaaaaaatagcgtTCGAggaacaaaaagaaatattatcCACAATAAAAGATATGATTTCTTGATCTGAATTTAGTCATATTTATTCAGAACAACAAAAGTGTCAGCAACAAAACATGACACAGTACAAGAACAAACTATGGAAAATACAAAAtcagctgaaacttttaaaTGGGACTTTTagtgtttctttctttaaaaatatcaGCATTAAATATCCAGGAACATAACCAATCGATACCCCTACTTTTGAGTTTCTCATGGGATGAAGTGTTGGTCTGAAAAGCATGGGGTGGAGATAGTTGCTAGCTACCCATAAACCAACTCAACTCTGATTTATAAAGTTTTCTTTTGTTCAGCTTATTACAAATACAATGCAAcatctactactactactactaataatacgtgtaatgcgcacatatccaccttGCTGGGTGGTCAAAGCGCAGTAAAAactaaaatcaaaacaaaaacaaaacaaagaaaaacagacacaaccaaattagtccttgaaaacttgtgacataagataagttttgagaagagatttaaatgttgtggtacaaagacaagatctaagatttgATTGAGTAGTAGAGTTCCAGATGCagggcgcagctgaagaaaaagatatgtcaccccatgagtgtcgagacttgggttcaatgaggagaagcatggaacttgatagAAGATTCTATAATGAAGTTTAAACTTGAAGcaatagtggggagccttgccattaagagttgtgtggacaatgagcatcagcttgaagatgattcgttgagagatagggagccagtgtagttgtttcagaatggaggtgatagaacaggattttctagacagtatcacaatgcgggcagcagtattttggaggcgTTGAAGTCGGGagatctggttgttaggaagactgtagagaagagcactACCGTACTCACAAATAAAAGACAGACTCATTTGGATTAACAATAACAGCAGGAACCTACAAGAAAAGAGTAAATATGACCAATGATAATGATACTGAAAAATGCAACAATAATGTTGTTACATTTTAGCTGTGACTAGAGTAAAGAGGAGAACTTCAAATAAACAAAGGCTGTATTCAATTTCCCTTTGAACTGAGGGAGAGCAAAACTTCTGTAAAAACTCACTTTGCATTTCATTGCTGCTGCATATGGTCCAAGAAACAAGCCTGGCACTATTTCCTGAAAATGAAAGAAGAGTCAAAGAAATAGAtcaaatttttttcaaagttaaagAAAACACTTAAatgattttgtaaaagtttaaAGAAAATCTTAAGTTGATATAAAAATCAACCAAAACTAAAATCGAAAGAAGCCAAGACCTGCAAATTGGCTATGAAATAAGGAAAAAAGTCTTACATACTAGATACGATAGGCCATGTATCTTTTAGAAACTTACATATATTTTACACTTATCGTGACTATCAATCATTTCTCGACCTATCTCGTACTTCcaaagtttgtgtttatttttatgtgGCAGCTTTATgcttctgtaaaacaaaacattttcctgAACATATTGAAAGTTGTGTGGAGGCTACTATTACTAACCTGCATCTCTCTTCTGGCACTGTAAACCCAGTCCTgtgtaataaacaaataataatagttgttaATACTAAATATTGGAATCAAGTTGGACACTGTGTTAGTGTGAGTgttaaaacatttataaatagtAGTGTCTATCTCAAGAGGAAGGCCACAAAAGGCACAATCAAAGTCCAGTCAACAGTCACAGCCGATtgggaattcaaacccacacggAAAAGTTTCTCCCTCGTATCTTATCTAACCCTAAAGTAAACTTAAAAGTGCTGCCATcacttctttatttattttattggacaactttccgtatggcgccaccacttgttcacccttttttacaaaaagggatatctcattgaggtaaattagatactatattatttcatatcgaatgaaaaagtggtggcgccatacggaaacttttcccagtgCTCATGTCACAGTTTATTATAACATTATGATTTCTAAATAATTATAAGAAAATTTAGAATTAAGattaagaaggaaaaaaaacatttactaaAGTCCTTACCGGCGTTTCTTCTGCATTTATCATTGGAATCTCAGGAAACTTCAAATCTAGATAGCTTTCCATGTTCGCAGTTTTTACAGCAGTGGAAAAACTATAAAGAAATTGAAAGGTTTACAGGGACACTTTTCACATGTCTCACGCCTTCTCTcggaaatgtttttatttgtgttattgagtgtttttgacaataaccggGGTCTGTTACTTTCTTTGCTTTTCCCCTTCCAATTACGCTTGAGACGTCCAGAAGCTGGATTTTTaaagggcgccctcttgtgctaagaatagaaaacaaataatactattattattaaaaaaaaataactttccaGGAGAGGGCGCAATTTACATGAAAAGGTTCGCGGCGAGAAAGTTTGTCTCCCCCCCTCGCTATCTAACCCCCTACCCGTTTCGGGCCAAAACTTAGCACCCCTCATGCTCCTGAATGTTTATCCTATATTAATATGCCGCTTTAACCTTTCTCAAACTACACACATTTTTGCCGGTTCAAATAGGCCTACTACATACTGGTTTGAATTCTTTGCATTGTATTTCCTTCAAATAAGGCCTAACTTGATTTTgtgtttgagtttgttttttccttgcACCCTCAAGATTCCCTTTTTATTTCATTAGCACCAATCATCTACTGTGGTTTTATTGTGTCTTGTAAATTTCTTTCCAGAGAATATATAGTTCGCATTGCTTCATTTTATGTATTCTAGACACGGCAGCAACTGCTGCACTTGACACGATTGATCGATGAGAAAGCTATTAATCTTTGATAACTGGGTGGGATACTTTGGAATGctaagtggcagcagacttaaccg includes the following:
- the LOC117299443 gene encoding serine/threonine/tyrosine-interacting protein-like, which gives rise to MESYLDLKFPEIPMINAEETPDWVYSARREMQEIVPGLFLGPYAAAMKCKLQVLLDHGITHIVCIRQDIEAQFIKPNFPENFEYLVLNVADSTSENIIAHFPKVKEFIDKCSLFGGKTLVHGNAGMSRSAALVIAYIMETFGLSFKDAVRYVQQKRFCISPNEGFMRQLAEYEPIFTARLQIPLQDRPQTSGMKRTHEDVDCEMTEQR